Proteins found in one Terribacillus sp. DMT04 genomic segment:
- a CDS encoding ROK family glucokinase, which produces MSKEAERILVGVDIGGTTIKLALINEASDIVEKWEIKTDKQEQGLHIPKQIWKTVQSKLTELGIEKDRVRGIGVGAPGFIVPRNGVIAEAVNVGWRNFPLSAELGVLSGLPVYIDNDANLAALGEVWKGAGAMKEDIIAITLGTGVGAGIISNGHIVNGINGTAGEIGHITVEENGAPCNCGRKGCLETVSSATGISRLASEAAQEQPESELGKRLDENGEVSAKDVFELAAAKDESAIAVVNKATTVLAKVLASAAILTNPARIIIGGGVSRAGDALLDPIKAAFNQAALPRTTYECEIVPAQLGNDAGVYGAAYLVKQHLDEIAQ; this is translated from the coding sequence ATGAGTAAGGAAGCAGAGCGTATTTTAGTCGGTGTTGATATCGGCGGAACAACAATCAAACTTGCTCTCATTAATGAGGCAAGCGATATTGTGGAAAAGTGGGAAATTAAAACAGATAAGCAAGAACAAGGTTTACACATTCCAAAACAGATTTGGAAAACCGTTCAGTCAAAGCTGACTGAACTTGGGATCGAGAAAGATCGTGTAAGAGGGATTGGTGTTGGAGCGCCAGGATTTATTGTGCCGCGCAATGGTGTTATTGCAGAAGCGGTTAACGTTGGCTGGCGTAATTTTCCTCTTTCGGCTGAGCTTGGTGTTTTGTCCGGCTTGCCAGTTTATATTGATAACGATGCGAACTTAGCAGCACTTGGTGAAGTTTGGAAAGGTGCTGGCGCGATGAAAGAAGATATTATCGCCATTACACTCGGTACGGGAGTAGGCGCTGGTATTATCTCAAATGGACATATTGTAAATGGCATTAATGGCACAGCTGGTGAAATAGGACACATTACAGTAGAAGAAAATGGCGCACCGTGCAATTGTGGACGAAAAGGCTGCTTAGAGACAGTTTCTTCTGCAACAGGCATCAGCCGCTTAGCGTCAGAAGCCGCGCAGGAACAACCTGAAAGCGAACTGGGAAAACGTCTGGATGAGAACGGAGAAGTATCTGCTAAAGACGTGTTCGAGCTCGCTGCGGCTAAAGACGAAAGTGCAATAGCCGTTGTAAACAAAGCTACAACAGTTCTGGCAAAGGTTCTAGCAAGTGCGGCTATACTTACGAACCCAGCCCGCATCATTATCGGGGGCGGCGTTTCGAGAGCGGGTGATGCATTGCTAGATCCTATTAAAGCGGCTTTTAACCAAGCTGCTTTACCTCGAACAACCTATGAATGTGAAATTGTACCGGCACAGCTTGGCAATGATGCTGGCGTTTACGGTGCCGCTTATCTTGTTAAACAGCATTTAGATGAAATAGCGCAATAA
- a CDS encoding YqgQ family protein, with product MKTVYDVMQLLKTFGIFVYIGDRKLDLAMMQSELRELYTNNLLPLEEYGQANMILTKEISALSDSHEGAGNNE from the coding sequence ATGAAAACGGTTTATGATGTTATGCAGCTATTAAAGACATTTGGAATTTTTGTATATATAGGAGATCGTAAACTAGATTTGGCGATGATGCAGTCTGAACTGCGAGAACTGTATACCAATAATCTGCTGCCCTTGGAAGAATATGGACAAGCGAATATGATTTTAACAAAAGAGATAAGTGCTTTATCGGATAGTCATGAAGGAGCGGGAAACAATGAGTAA
- a CDS encoding M42 family metallopeptidase, giving the protein MQRIDRIASTLKKLVHIPSPSGYTDEAIAFCKDFADSLRLTSHVTNKGSLLITVPGTDEKQHRLLTAHVDTLGAMVKEINADGTLSLAMIGGFRWNSVEGEYCTIHSKNKTYSGTILMHQTSVHVYRDAGEAKRDENNMEVRIDEQTHSGEETEALGIRVGDFVSFDPRFTRTSSGFIKSRHLDDKASVAILLELLRDLKETETQLPYTTHFLISNNEEIGYGGNSSIPAEVTEYLAVDMGAIGDGQATTEYDVSICVKDSSGPYHFALREKLAELSETNSLSYNLDIYPYYGSDASAAIRAGYDIRHGLVGPGIAASHAYERTHEQALTATYTLLNAYLKSSM; this is encoded by the coding sequence ATGCAGCGTATTGACCGCATTGCAAGTACGTTAAAGAAACTAGTACATATACCTAGCCCATCCGGCTATACAGATGAGGCTATTGCATTTTGTAAAGATTTTGCCGATTCACTTCGTCTTACTTCCCATGTCACTAATAAAGGCAGTTTGCTCATTACGGTTCCGGGAACAGACGAGAAGCAGCATCGCCTTTTAACGGCGCATGTGGACACATTAGGAGCAATGGTGAAAGAAATCAACGCAGACGGGACACTTTCGTTAGCAATGATTGGCGGTTTTCGCTGGAATAGCGTGGAAGGCGAATATTGCACAATACACAGTAAAAATAAAACGTACTCTGGCACCATTCTTATGCATCAAACATCTGTACATGTGTATCGGGATGCTGGGGAAGCCAAGCGGGATGAAAACAATATGGAAGTACGCATTGATGAACAAACGCACTCTGGGGAAGAAACAGAAGCGCTTGGAATCCGTGTCGGTGATTTTGTTTCCTTCGATCCACGATTCACTCGCACTTCTTCCGGATTTATTAAATCTAGGCACTTAGACGATAAAGCAAGTGTAGCTATTCTGCTGGAACTACTTCGGGATTTAAAGGAAACGGAAACCCAGCTGCCGTATACGACGCATTTCCTTATCTCTAACAATGAGGAAATTGGCTATGGCGGGAATTCCAGCATACCAGCCGAAGTAACAGAATACCTTGCAGTTGATATGGGAGCGATTGGTGATGGCCAGGCGACAACGGAATATGATGTCTCTATCTGTGTGAAAGATTCGAGCGGACCGTATCATTTTGCTTTAAGAGAAAAGCTAGCTGAGCTATCTGAAACAAACAGCCTTTCCTACAATCTGGATATTTATCCATACTATGGTTCAGATGCATCAGCAGCAATTCGCGCCGGTTACGATATCCGGCACGGTCTAGTGGGACCAGGCATTGCTGCTTCTCATGCTTATGAACGTACACATGAGCAAGCTTTAACAGCTACGTATACGTTATTGAATGCTTATCTCAAGAGCAGCATGTAA